Proteins from one Leclercia sp. LSNIH1 genomic window:
- the pcoA gene encoding multicopper oxidase PcoA → MLLKTSRRTFLKGLTLSGVAGSLGVWSFNARSSLSLPVAASLQGTQFDLTIGETAVNITGSERQAKTINGGLPGPVLRWKEGDTITLKVKNRLNEQTSIHWHGIILPANMDGVPGLSFMGIEPDDTYVYTFKVKQNGTYWYHSHSGLQEQEGVYGAIIIDAREPEPFAYDREHVVMLSDWTDENPHSLLKKLKKQSDYYNFNKPTVGSFFRDVNTRGLSATIADRKMWAEMKMNPTDLADVSGYTYTYLMNGQAPLKNWTGLFRPGEKIRLRFINGSAMTYFDIRIPGLKMTVVAADGQYVNPVTVDEFRIAVAETYDVIVEPQGEAYTIFAQSMDRTGYARGTLATREGLSAAVPPLDPRPLLTMEDMGMGGMGHDMAGMDHSQMGGMDNSGEMMSMDGADLPDSGTSSAPMDHSSMAGMDHSRMAGMPGMQSHPASETDNPLVDMQAMSVSPKLNDPGIGLRNNGRKVLTYADLKSRFEDPDGREPGRTIELHLTGHMEKFAWSFNGIKFSDAAPVLLKYGERLRITLINDTMMTHPIHLHGMWSDLEDENGNFMVRKHTIDVPPGTKRSYRVTADALGRWAYHCHLLYHMEMGMFREVRVEE, encoded by the coding sequence ATGCTGTTGAAAACGTCTCGACGAACTTTCCTGAAGGGATTAACCCTCTCTGGCGTAGCCGGAAGTCTTGGCGTATGGAGTTTCAATGCGCGTTCCAGTCTGAGCCTGCCAGTTGCCGCATCCCTGCAGGGTACTCAGTTTGACCTGACCATTGGTGAAACGGCCGTCAATATCACGGGCAGTGAGCGTCAGGCCAAAACAATCAATGGAGGCCTGCCGGGGCCCGTTCTTCGCTGGAAAGAAGGTGACACCATTACCCTGAAGGTCAAAAACCGTCTTAATGAACAGACGTCCATTCACTGGCACGGCATTATTCTTCCGGCCAATATGGATGGTGTTCCGGGGCTGAGTTTTATGGGCATAGAGCCTGATGATACCTACGTTTACACCTTTAAGGTTAAGCAGAACGGGACTTACTGGTACCACAGCCATTCCGGTCTGCAGGAACAGGAGGGGGTATACGGTGCCATTATCATCGATGCCAGGGAGCCAGAACCGTTTGCTTACGATCGTGAGCATGTGGTCATGTTGTCTGACTGGACCGATGAAAATCCTCACAGCCTGCTGAAAAAATTAAAAAAACAGTCGGATTACTACAATTTCAATAAACCAACCGTTGGCTCTTTTTTCCGCGACGTGAATACCAGGGGGCTGTCAGCCACCATTGCCGATCGGAAAATGTGGGCTGAAATGAAAATGAATCCGACTGACCTCGCGGATGTCAGTGGCTACACCTACACCTATCTCATGAACGGGCAGGCCCCGCTGAAAAACTGGACCGGACTGTTCCGTCCCGGTGAAAAGATACGCTTACGGTTTATCAACGGCTCGGCAATGACCTATTTCGATATCCGTATCCCCGGGCTGAAAATGACGGTCGTGGCTGCAGATGGCCAGTATGTAAACCCGGTTACCGTTGACGAATTCAGGATTGCCGTTGCCGAAACCTATGATGTCATTGTGGAGCCTCAGGGTGAGGCCTATACCATCTTCGCACAATCCATGGACAGGACCGGTTACGCTCGAGGGACACTGGCCACGAGAGAGGGGTTAAGTGCTGCCGTTCCCCCCCTCGATCCCCGTCCTCTGTTGACCATGGAAGATATGGGTATGGGGGGAATGGGACATGATATGGCAGGAATGGACCACAGCCAGATGGGAGGCATGGATAACAGCGGAGAGATGATGTCTATGGACGGTGCTGACCTTCCGGATAGCGGGACATCCTCCGCGCCCATGGATCACAGCAGCATGGCCGGTATGGATCATTCCCGGATGGCCGGAATGCCGGGTATGCAAAGTCATCCTGCGTCAGAAACGGATAACCCACTGGTTGATATGCAGGCGATGAGCGTCTCTCCGAAATTAAATGATCCGGGTATTGGTCTTCGAAATAACGGAAGAAAGGTTCTCACGTACGCGGATTTGAAAAGCCGCTTTGAGGATCCTGACGGACGTGAACCTGGCCGTACCATAGAACTGCATTTAACCGGCCACATGGAAAAGTTTGCCTGGTCATTTAACGGAATCAAGTTTTCAGATGCCGCACCGGTGCTGCTGAAATACGGTGAGCGGCTCAGGATCACGCTGATCAACGATACCATGATGACTCACCCCATTCACCTGCATGGTATGTGGAGCG